The Candidatus Methylomirabilota bacterium genome includes a window with the following:
- a CDS encoding SIS domain-containing protein, translated as MGEPILQYFEKIATLFSGVQVTDSKKRSLDFSEGLSAGMDIILTQTSLGRKVIFIGNGGSAAIASHLAVDYWKNGGMRAIAFNDSSLLTCVSNDFGYPQVFAKPFEMFADAGDVLVAISSSGRSENILLAVNVAKEKACKVITMAGFSADTPLRFAGDLNFYVPSDTYGHVEIVHLALCHCILDTIISRQGRE; from the coding sequence ATGGGGGAACCGATCCTCCAGTATTTTGAAAAGATCGCAACACTCTTTTCCGGCGTCCAGGTGACGGACTCCAAGAAGAGATCACTGGACTTTTCCGAAGGTCTTTCAGCTGGCATGGACATTATCCTCACCCAGACGTCGCTCGGGCGGAAGGTGATATTTATTGGAAACGGGGGGAGTGCGGCTATTGCGAGTCATCTAGCGGTGGACTATTGGAAGAATGGAGGCATGCGGGCGATTGCCTTTAACGACTCCTCGCTATTGACCTGCGTCAGCAACGACTTTGGGTACCCGCAGGTATTTGCGAAGCCCTTCGAGATGTTCGCCGATGCCGGGGATGTGCTGGTGGCAATCAGCAGCTCTGGCCGATCAGAAAATATCCTCTTGGCTGTCAATGTGGCAAAAGAGAAGGCTTGCAAAGTGATTACGATGGCGGGATTTTCTGCCGACACTCCGCTCCGCTTTGCGGGAGATCTGAATTTTTATGTCCCTTCAGACACCTATGGTCACGTCGAAATCGTGCATCTAGCCCTTTGCCACTGTATCCTAGACACGATCATCAGCCGTCAAGGGCGGGAATAG
- a CDS encoding ABC transporter ATP-binding protein, producing MPEFLRLLRYALPHKGKLCLAILAMLLVAILSAVSIGTIQPVLDLVLSPKDAPSFISLPKALQNQLGPLLNNLSWVREADKLTVVAAICGLLLLLILVKGVLLYIHKYMMSYVAEHVMMDVRNDLYAAIHRLSLGFFNQRSTGEIMSRLMMDVNLLGETVTIAFSQALREPFYILSFGALLLLLQWQLALLCLLVLPLLFIPIARFGNKIRHRGLLVQERYAELNTILQEALTGIRIVKAFVAEEYERLRFARKNQESFRAAIRIARVTALSWPVLEVLGGIGILGVVVFGSYLVLQQVLTLGGFMVFLGALISIFTPIKRLGGMNNHIQRGMAGVKRVFELMDIRPDLVEAPDAVPLSRVQGAVAFRGVSFAYDGSRPVLGDVSFEVRGGQLVAIVGSSGAGKSTLVDLIPRFYDPTAGRVEIDGTDVRRVTFRSLREQIGIVTQEVILFDDTVYNNIVYGQGGVRSDRVQEAARIAHAAEFIERLPQGYETRIGERGVRLSGGEKQRIAIARAVLRDPPILILDEATSALDAESERLVQDALDRLMEGRTTFVIAHRLSTIIRAHRVLVLEQGKIVEAGTHQELLDARGVYCRLYHTQFQAFEEGVTVLDRGG from the coding sequence ATGCCTGAGTTCCTGCGCCTCTTGCGGTACGCCCTTCCCCACAAGGGGAAGTTGTGCCTCGCCATTCTCGCCATGTTGCTGGTAGCGATCCTGAGCGCGGTCTCCATTGGCACGATCCAGCCGGTCCTCGACCTGGTCCTCTCCCCAAAGGACGCCCCTTCTTTTATCAGCCTGCCGAAGGCGCTACAGAATCAGTTGGGCCCTCTGCTCAACAACCTTTCCTGGGTCCGCGAAGCGGATAAGCTCACGGTAGTGGCCGCCATTTGTGGGCTCCTGCTGCTTCTCATACTCGTAAAAGGCGTCCTGCTTTACATTCATAAGTACATGATGAGCTACGTCGCCGAGCACGTCATGATGGACGTCCGCAATGACCTCTATGCTGCTATCCACAGGCTTTCGCTGGGTTTCTTCAATCAGCGCTCCACCGGCGAGATCATGTCACGCCTCATGATGGACGTAAACCTCCTGGGGGAGACGGTTACCATTGCCTTCAGCCAAGCCCTTCGGGAGCCCTTCTACATCCTGAGCTTCGGCGCCCTGCTCCTTCTCCTCCAATGGCAGCTCGCTCTCCTCTGTCTCCTGGTCCTCCCTTTGCTCTTCATTCCGATCGCCAGATTCGGCAACAAGATCCGTCACCGGGGCTTGCTGGTCCAAGAGCGGTATGCCGAGCTCAACACCATCTTGCAGGAAGCCCTGACGGGTATCCGGATCGTGAAGGCATTTGTGGCGGAAGAGTACGAGCGGCTTCGCTTCGCCCGGAAGAACCAAGAGTCCTTCCGGGCCGCTATTCGGATCGCGCGGGTAACCGCGCTCTCCTGGCCCGTTCTCGAGGTCCTGGGGGGTATTGGAATCTTGGGGGTTGTGGTCTTTGGGAGCTATCTGGTCTTGCAACAGGTCCTGACCCTGGGTGGGTTCATGGTTTTCCTGGGTGCCCTGATCTCAATCTTCACACCGATCAAACGCCTGGGTGGTATGAACAACCATATCCAGCGGGGGATGGCAGGGGTAAAGCGAGTATTCGAGCTGATGGATATCCGGCCGGACCTCGTGGAGGCTCCTGATGCTGTTCCCCTGTCGCGGGTACAAGGGGCCGTTGCGTTCCGGGGTGTGTCTTTTGCTTACGACGGAAGCCGACCGGTCCTGGGGGATGTATCCTTCGAGGTTCGCGGGGGACAGCTGGTGGCCATCGTGGGGTCCAGCGGCGCCGGGAAGAGCACCCTGGTGGACCTCATCCCACGTTTTTATGACCCTACCGCCGGGCGCGTGGAAATTGACGGGACCGATGTGCGCCGCGTGACGTTCCGCTCCCTGCGGGAGCAGATCGGAATCGTCACGCAAGAGGTCATCCTCTTCGACGACACGGTCTACAACAACATCGTCTACGGCCAGGGGGGGGTCAGGTCGGACCGGGTTCAGGAGGCGGCGCGGATCGCACACGCGGCCGAGTTCATCGAACGGCTACCCCAAGGGTATGAGACCCGGATCGGCGAAAGGGGGGTGCGACTCTCAGGCGGAGAGAAGCAGCGTATCGCCATCGCCCGAGCCGTCCTCCGAGATCCACCGATCCTCATTTTGGACGAGGCCACGTCGGCCCTCGATGCAGAGTCAGAACGCCTAGTTCAGGATGCTTTGGACCGCCTCATGGAAGGACGAACCACTTTCGTCATCGCCCACCGCCTCTCAACCATCATCCGCGCCCACAGGGTCCTGGTCTTAGAACAAGGAAAGATCGTAGAAGCTGGTACCCACCAAGAGCTTCTGGATGCCCGGGGTGTGTACTGCCGACTCTATCATACGCAGTTTCAGGCGTTTGAGGAGGGTGTAACCGTCCTCGATAGAGGAGGCTAG
- a CDS encoding NAD-dependent epimerase/dehydratase family protein, whose protein sequence is MVKVLVTGGAGFIGSHVVDAYIEAGHQVVVVDNLETGSRNHVNPDARFYEVDILDSSLEAIVSKERPTVLNHHAAQASISRSVADPVHDARINILGSLHLLELARKYGIPNFIFASSGGAVYGHQKWYPATEDHPQKPINAYGIAKLAVEKYLECYWVTHQIRSVSLRYGNVYGPRQNPHGEAGVVAIFVGALLQGRHPVIYGDGHQTRDFVHVRDVVRSNILALDLLLRGGDAFQGEPSTFNIGTGRETSVVEILNHLATIIGCSKEGQFEAPKEGEIRRSVLDIGRARKVLSWEPGLSLEEGLRETAAWFQAESVQLKK, encoded by the coding sequence ATGGTGAAGGTTCTGGTTACAGGTGGGGCGGGATTTATCGGATCGCATGTCGTTGATGCGTATATCGAGGCAGGTCACCAGGTGGTGGTGGTTGATAACCTTGAGACCGGATCGAGGAATCACGTAAATCCGGATGCACGGTTTTATGAGGTAGATATATTAGATTCGTCTCTTGAAGCGATTGTTTCCAAAGAAAGACCCACGGTGTTGAATCATCATGCCGCGCAGGCAAGTATTAGCCGATCCGTCGCCGATCCGGTCCACGATGCACGCATCAATATTTTGGGGAGTCTCCACCTCTTGGAGCTTGCCCGAAAATACGGGATTCCTAATTTCATTTTTGCCTCAAGCGGAGGGGCTGTATACGGTCATCAGAAATGGTATCCGGCCACTGAGGATCACCCCCAGAAACCCATAAATGCGTATGGCATCGCCAAACTAGCAGTGGAGAAATATCTCGAGTGTTACTGGGTGACACACCAGATCCGCTCTGTGTCTTTGCGGTACGGGAATGTATATGGTCCTCGGCAGAATCCTCATGGAGAAGCGGGGGTCGTGGCGATCTTCGTCGGGGCATTGCTTCAAGGGAGGCATCCCGTCATCTATGGTGATGGACATCAGACGCGAGATTTCGTACATGTCCGAGACGTCGTCCGATCGAATATTCTTGCTCTGGATTTACTTCTTCGAGGTGGGGATGCCTTTCAGGGAGAACCGTCAACATTTAACATTGGAACGGGAAGGGAGACAAGTGTTGTCGAAATATTAAATCACCTTGCGACCATTATCGGGTGCTCGAAAGAGGGTCAGTTTGAAGCGCCGAAAGAGGGAGAGATACGTAGAAGTGTCTTAGATATTGGGCGAGCACGTAAGGTCCTCAGCTGGGAACCGGGCTTGAGTCTTGAGGAGGGCCTTCGAGAAACCGCAGCATGGTTTCAGGCCGAAAGTGTTCAGTTAAAGAAATAG
- a CDS encoding UDP-glucose/GDP-mannose dehydrogenase family protein gives MEVCVVGVGYVGLVTAACFAHIGNTVVGVDDDREKVQMLLQGEVPIYEPFLDQVIAQAVNEGRLTFTEKIEDGVRSCQIIFICVGTPPLEHGEADLSSVETVVRRIAEVAEGHKLIVEKSTVPVQTGFWVDRTLQVYGQKGTAEYDIASNPEFLREGSAVEDFLHPDRIVIGVERPKAEQLLRTLYDPVIRGTFSCPIHQKCPQAGNVPFLVTNMASAEIIKHASNSFLATKISFINLIAALCEKVGADVSKVAEGMGLDPRIGRAFLNAGIGFGGFCLPKDLQAFVRIGEKHGCDLRLLKEVERINEDQINVFIEKLRDRLWIIRGKTIAVLGLSFKPNTDDIRFSPALEVIGKLLKEGARVKAYDPKAMAKVQQVLPSVEFCSDPYDALDGADAAAIVTEWDEFKRLDLSRIKQLMRRPLIVDGRNIFDPKGMSSLGIEYCGIGR, from the coding sequence ATGGAAGTCTGCGTCGTCGGTGTTGGCTACGTGGGGCTCGTTACCGCGGCTTGCTTTGCCCATATAGGGAATACGGTCGTCGGCGTTGATGACGACCGAGAGAAGGTGCAGATGCTCCTTCAAGGCGAGGTCCCGATCTACGAGCCATTTTTGGATCAAGTGATTGCCCAAGCAGTCAACGAAGGGCGACTCACGTTCACGGAGAAAATCGAGGATGGAGTCCGATCATGCCAGATCATATTTATCTGCGTGGGCACTCCTCCTCTTGAACATGGAGAGGCCGATCTCTCCTCTGTTGAAACTGTCGTGCGACGTATTGCTGAGGTCGCCGAAGGCCATAAACTCATTGTCGAGAAAAGTACCGTTCCCGTCCAAACCGGATTTTGGGTTGATAGGACGCTACAGGTTTATGGCCAGAAGGGAACCGCTGAGTATGATATTGCCTCGAACCCTGAGTTTTTGCGGGAAGGGTCAGCGGTGGAAGACTTCCTCCATCCTGATCGCATCGTGATCGGCGTGGAAAGACCGAAGGCAGAACAGCTCCTTCGCACTTTGTATGATCCCGTGATCCGAGGCACCTTTTCTTGTCCCATCCATCAGAAGTGCCCTCAGGCTGGTAACGTGCCATTCTTGGTAACTAACATGGCCAGCGCCGAAATTATCAAGCACGCATCAAACTCTTTCCTGGCGACAAAAATTTCTTTTATCAATCTCATTGCTGCTTTGTGTGAAAAAGTTGGGGCGGATGTTTCGAAGGTAGCGGAAGGAATGGGTCTGGACCCGCGAATTGGACGAGCCTTTCTCAATGCGGGAATTGGCTTTGGAGGATTTTGTCTGCCAAAGGATCTTCAGGCCTTTGTCCGCATTGGTGAGAAACATGGGTGTGATCTCAGGCTTCTCAAAGAAGTGGAACGCATCAATGAAGACCAGATCAACGTCTTCATCGAGAAATTGCGGGATCGCCTTTGGATTATCCGCGGGAAGACCATCGCTGTTCTGGGACTTTCCTTTAAGCCAAATACGGATGATATTCGATTTTCACCGGCCCTTGAGGTCATTGGAAAACTCTTGAAGGAAGGGGCAAGAGTCAAGGCCTACGACCCGAAGGCAATGGCAAAGGTGCAACAGGTTTTGCCGTCGGTAGAGTTTTGTAGCGATCCCTATGACGCCCTTGATGGTGCAGACGCGGCCGCGATCGTCACAGAATGGGATGAATTCAAACGCCTTGATCTTTCGCGTATCAAACAGCTGATGCGGCGGCCCCTGATCGTGGATGGGCGCAATATCTTCGATCCGAAGGGAATGAGTTCCCTCGGCATTGAGTATTGCGGGATAGGACGCTGA
- a CDS encoding DegT/DnrJ/EryC1/StrS family aminotransferase: MIPLIDLKRQTRQLEGEIQRAIAEILADCHFVKGTSIEKFEEAFARYCEVAYTSAVSSGTAALQLALLAAGVGEGDEVVTSPYTFIATAEAITCVGAKPVFVDILPGPFTLDPEKIEEVITEKTKAVIPVDLYGQSADLEAIEQIAQVHHLTIIEDACQATGAEYKGRRLGSVSHLTCFSFYPSKNLGALGDAGAVVTKDLKAVEQIRIRRDHGQTGPYIHETEGLNARMDSIQAAVLLVKLPYVDGWNATRRKHARQYDELLRDIEPVTTPPIMEYANSVYALYTIRAQDRDRLQVYLRQRGISTGVYYPIPLHLQPAYQYLGYKEHDFPVTETAARETLSLPMYPELSEDEITRVAEGIRDFCQGKK, translated from the coding sequence ATGATTCCTCTCATCGATCTCAAAAGGCAAACGAGACAACTCGAGGGGGAGATTCAGCGCGCTATTGCTGAAATACTCGCCGACTGCCACTTCGTAAAGGGAACATCTATTGAGAAATTCGAGGAGGCCTTCGCCCGATATTGTGAAGTGGCTTATACCAGTGCCGTTTCCTCAGGAACTGCGGCCTTGCAGTTGGCCTTGCTCGCGGCTGGTGTTGGTGAGGGAGACGAGGTCGTCACCAGTCCCTACACATTTATCGCGACGGCGGAAGCGATTACCTGCGTCGGGGCAAAGCCCGTCTTTGTGGATATCTTGCCTGGCCCATTCACTCTCGATCCCGAAAAGATAGAGGAAGTCATCACCGAGAAGACAAAGGCTGTCATCCCGGTAGACCTGTACGGACAGTCGGCAGATCTTGAGGCCATAGAGCAAATTGCCCAAGTCCATCACCTGACGATAATTGAAGATGCCTGCCAGGCGACTGGGGCTGAGTACAAGGGACGTCGCCTTGGCAGCGTGAGTCACCTGACCTGCTTTAGCTTTTATCCCTCAAAGAATCTGGGGGCGTTGGGGGATGCCGGGGCGGTCGTTACCAAAGACCTCAAGGCAGTGGAGCAAATCCGGATACGCAGGGACCATGGTCAGACGGGTCCGTACATCCATGAAACAGAGGGATTGAACGCTCGAATGGACTCGATCCAAGCCGCGGTGCTCCTGGTGAAACTCCCGTACGTCGATGGATGGAACGCAACAAGAAGAAAGCATGCGCGGCAATACGACGAGCTTTTAAGGGATATCGAGCCGGTAACGACTCCACCAATCATGGAATATGCCAACTCGGTGTACGCACTGTACACCATCCGCGCTCAGGATCGGGATCGGCTTCAGGTGTACCTCCGCCAACGGGGAATCAGCACCGGTGTGTATTATCCCATTCCACTTCACTTGCAGCCGGCATATCAGTACCTCGGCTACAAGGAACACGATTTTCCTGTGACGGAGACAGCAGCCCGAGAGACGCTATCGCTCCCTATGTACCCGGAACTGAGCGAGGATGAAATCACCCGCGTCGCGGAAGGGATACGCGACTTTTGTCAGGGGAAAAAGTAA
- a CDS encoding mannose-1-phosphate guanylyltransferase: MNPTNPTNPMNHDVYAVIMAGGSGERFWPLSTPDCPKQFLRLLGGTSLLRKTVDRIKSLIPIDRQFVVAGQQHAALVQEELSDLPRENLICEPVGRNTAACIGFASLFIERRDPDAVVVILPADHHIPNASAFLGSLEMAVRAAKERDGIVTIGVKPDRPETGYGYMRIGPEIGGGIHAVLEFREKPDEETAERYLEAGNYFWNAGIFVMHNRTIQQLMRTHLPDHWSKLERIRSVLEAPEYGNLLAEIYPTFEKISMDHGVLEKADSTYMVHGRFEWDDLGSWTALDRVFAKDEEDNVVIGRHVGVDTSNCIIYGREGKVVATIGLQDLIIAETEHGLLICPKSRAQDIRNLLAAMSSSLTKEREGKKDR, from the coding sequence ATGAATCCAACAAACCCAACTAACCCAATGAACCACGATGTATACGCGGTCATCATGGCTGGAGGCTCGGGGGAACGGTTTTGGCCTCTGAGTACGCCAGACTGCCCCAAGCAGTTTTTACGCCTCCTGGGCGGGACAAGTCTGCTCCGGAAAACAGTAGACCGAATTAAATCCCTGATTCCCATCGACCGCCAGTTCGTGGTTGCCGGCCAGCAGCATGCCGCCCTGGTTCAAGAAGAGTTGTCGGATCTTCCTCGAGAGAATCTCATATGCGAGCCCGTGGGCAGAAACACGGCCGCCTGCATCGGGTTTGCCTCTCTGTTCATCGAACGTCGGGACCCTGATGCGGTTGTCGTGATTCTCCCCGCCGATCACCATATCCCGAATGCATCTGCATTTCTGGGTTCGCTAGAGATGGCCGTCCGGGCTGCCAAGGAGAGGGACGGAATTGTTACCATAGGGGTGAAACCCGATCGCCCGGAGACGGGATACGGATATATGCGAATTGGGCCCGAGATCGGCGGCGGCATCCATGCGGTCCTCGAGTTCCGCGAGAAGCCCGATGAGGAGACGGCCGAACGCTATCTGGAAGCAGGGAATTACTTCTGGAATGCAGGGATCTTTGTGATGCATAATCGAACCATCCAGCAGTTGATGAGAACTCATCTGCCGGACCACTGGTCAAAGCTAGAGCGGATTCGCTCTGTTCTGGAAGCCCCAGAGTACGGGAACCTCCTTGCGGAGATTTATCCAACCTTTGAAAAGATATCCATGGATCACGGGGTGCTGGAGAAGGCCGATAGCACCTATATGGTCCACGGACGATTCGAGTGGGATGATCTGGGGTCGTGGACTGCTTTGGACCGTGTCTTTGCCAAGGATGAAGAGGACAATGTGGTCATCGGCCGGCACGTGGGCGTGGATACCTCGAATTGCATTATCTACGGACGCGAAGGTAAGGTCGTTGCCACGATAGGACTACAGGATCTGATCATTGCGGAGACAGAGCATGGCCTCCTGATCTGTCCGAAGTCTCGAGCACAAGACATTCGGAATCTGCTTGCAGCGATGTCGTCCTCCCTAACGAAAGAAAGAGAAGGAAAGAAAGACAGATAG
- a CDS encoding KpsF/GutQ family sugar-phosphate isomerase translates to MILERARRVLEIEAGAVAALIPRLNDDFVRAVDILYECQGRVVLTGMGKSGFIAKKLAATLASTGTPALYVHPAEGGHGDLGMIVRGDVVVAVSNSGGTTEIVEMLPALKRFGVKLIGLVGNLNSTLAKESDVAIDVSVDEEAGPLNFVPTASTTAALAMGDALALALLEKRGFKAEHLAVFHPGGQLGRRLLRVRDLMHVGPELPIVSEDTLMRDAILEISTKRLGMTMVVDAGGRLIGVVTDGDLRRGLEKYANLLDRKVGECMTRHPKVLDSDELGARAVQVMEQYKITSLPIIDPGGQPEGVIHLHDLLQAGVI, encoded by the coding sequence ATGATCCTCGAGCGAGCACGGCGAGTCCTGGAGATTGAGGCTGGGGCAGTGGCAGCCCTTATTCCTCGACTAAACGATGACTTCGTCCGAGCCGTAGATATCCTCTACGAATGCCAGGGCCGCGTGGTGCTGACGGGGATGGGGAAGTCCGGATTTATCGCTAAGAAGCTCGCGGCCACATTGGCCAGTACAGGCACCCCAGCCCTATACGTACATCCAGCGGAAGGTGGTCATGGGGATCTCGGAATGATTGTCCGGGGGGACGTGGTTGTGGCAGTGTCCAACAGTGGCGGCACCACAGAGATTGTAGAGATGCTCCCCGCCCTAAAACGTTTCGGTGTCAAACTGATTGGGCTTGTCGGCAATCTGAACTCTACCCTGGCCAAAGAGAGCGATGTAGCGATCGATGTAAGTGTAGATGAAGAGGCCGGTCCATTGAATTTTGTCCCTACGGCGAGCACGACGGCTGCGCTAGCCATGGGGGATGCCTTAGCTTTGGCCCTCTTGGAGAAGCGGGGCTTTAAGGCGGAGCATCTTGCAGTGTTCCATCCGGGAGGGCAGCTCGGTCGCCGCCTCTTACGAGTGCGAGACCTCATGCACGTCGGCCCCGAATTGCCTATCGTCTCCGAAGACACGTTGATGCGAGATGCGATTTTGGAGATCAGTACGAAGCGCCTCGGAATGACGATGGTGGTCGATGCCGGAGGACGGCTTATAGGAGTGGTCACAGACGGTGATCTGCGACGAGGCCTTGAGAAGTACGCTAATCTCCTCGATCGGAAGGTCGGGGAGTGCATGACCCGTCATCCCAAGGTTCTCGACAGTGACGAACTAGGTGCGCGAGCTGTTCAGGTGATGGAGCAATATAAGATTACCTCTCTTCCCATTATCGATCCTGGGGGTCAGCCCGAAGGGGTGATCCACCTGCACGACCTCTTGCAAGCCGGGGTGATATGA